In the Corynebacterium jeikeium genome, GAAAATAAGGACAGCCTGAAGTCCGCCACCATGATCGTGAAGATGAAGGGCGGGCTCTCCGGCGGCACGGTCGACTCGATGCGCGAACAATTCGCCGCTGCCAAGGGCAGCCCGGAGAAAAAGCGGATGCTGGCCGACCCGTACACCCTCTCCCCTGACCGCGCCAACGAGCCGGACCTGGGCAAACAGCCGGACTTCGGCGTAGCGCGGGAAAGCGACATCAGCGGTTCTAGCGCTAGCGACAACAGCGAGGACGTCTGGGCGGGGCCCTTCATCATGGCGAGCTCCAACACGCGAGTGGTCCGCCGTTCGAACGCACTGCTCGGCTACGAATACGGCGACAAGCTGCGCTACAGCGAATACCAGTACACCGGCAAGGGGCTCAAGGGCCGCATGCGCGCCTTCACCATGGGCGCGGTTCTGGGCACGGCGGTGGCGGCGCTGAACCAGGACAAGCTGCGCACGTTCCTCTCCCGTTGGGTACCGGAGCCCGGCGAAGGCCCCTCCGAGGCCGAACGCGATGCCGGATTCTTCCACACCACGCATTTCGGTGTAGGCACAGGCGGCAGCACCTACCAACAGACCATCAGTCTGGACGCCGACCCGGGATATAAGGGCACGTCCCTGATGCTTAGCGAAGCTGCGCTCACCCTTGTTCTTTGTGACGCCGAACTGCCGACAGGCTCCACCTACCAAGGCGAAACCGGCGGCGGAGTGCTCACTCCGGCCACCGGCCTGGGGATGCCCTACGTGCGCCGCCTCAGCGACGCGGGCATGAAGTTCAGCGACTAGCTG is a window encoding:
- a CDS encoding saccharopine dehydrogenase family protein; this translates as MSNSPSRSFDRSFDITLMGATGFVGALTAGYLAANAPADVRIALAGRNQTKLEALREQLAAKHPRAADFPLVIADSSDNRSLEKLARDTRVVISTVGPYYRYGFPLVRECATHGTHYVDLAGEALFMRESADSYHDRATASGARIVHACGFDSVPSDLGMLLLGQRASENKDSLKSATMIVKMKGGLSGGTVDSMREQFAAAKGSPEKKRMLADPYTLSPDRANEPDLGKQPDFGVARESDISGSSASDNSEDVWAGPFIMASSNTRVVRRSNALLGYEYGDKLRYSEYQYTGKGLKGRMRAFTMGAVLGTAVAALNQDKLRTFLSRWVPEPGEGPSEAERDAGFFHTTHFGVGTGGSTYQQTISLDADPGYKGTSLMLSEAALTLVLCDAELPTGSTYQGETGGGVLTPATGLGMPYVRRLSDAGMKFSD